From Coffea arabica cultivar ET-39 chromosome 9c, Coffea Arabica ET-39 HiFi, whole genome shotgun sequence, one genomic window encodes:
- the LOC113708222 gene encoding protein FAR1-RELATED SEQUENCE 12-like — protein MDCNKLVEDRTPELEMEFNSEEDAHKFYNNYAFKTDFNVCKDYLNKDKDGVTTSRRYSYCKEGVKRKYEGDVMPKRTRAPTKTGCGTKMVIVLLREIMKYRVHDLILEHNHELHIA, from the coding sequence ATGGATTGTAACAAATTGGTAGAAGATAGGACCCCTGAATTAGAAATGGAGTTCAATAGTGAAGAGGATGCGCACAAGTTTTACAACAACTATGCCTTTAAAACGGATTTTAATGTATGCAAAGACTATCTAAATAAAGACAAAGACGGTGTGACGACGTCTAGGAGATATAGTTACTGCAAGGAAGGTGTAAAACGCAAGTACGAAGGTGATGTGATGCCAAAAAGGACACGAGCGCCGACGAAAACAGGGTGTGGAACTAAAATGGTTATTGTGTTGCTTAGAGAGATAATGAAGTACCGTGTACATGACCTTATCTTAGAACATAACCATGAGTTGCACATTGCTTAA
- the LOC113708225 gene encoding uncharacterized protein: protein MFHSNVQGARNSSAVRDYISKYGDFVEWGEFQPDGRSRFSSDKTDEVYAVALAGQDKGMALNIIKRGDSRSFIIHYDKLSSNLVRIFQKPPEPYVARFKQFERVPSFLTHWADTNVTGPGNRPHRPMSIIIEGPSRTGKTCWARSLNSQAHNYYAGHIDLAHHSDDAWYNVIDDVNPQFLKHWKEFLGAQRDWSSNCKYAKPRKIKGGIPTIVLCNPGLNSSYDIYLSAPDRQDLLNWTKQNAHFSSCNNLSLHSQTKSRHQLSKKSKNWTATIEFPLSCTLSIS from the coding sequence ATGTTCCATTCGAATGTTCAAGGTGCCAGAAATTCATCAGCAGTTAGGGATTACATATCCAAATACGGTGATTTTGTCGAATGGGGAGAGTTCCAACCAGATGGCCGGAGCAGATTCTCATCTGACAAAACAGATGAGGTATATGCCGTTGCGCTTGCCGGGCAAGATAAGGGCATGGCCCTCAATATCATCAAGAGGGGCGATTCTAGATCGTTCATTATTCATTACGACAAGCTGTCCAGCAATCTGGTTAGAATATTCCAGAAGCCGCCAGAACCATACGTGGCTCGTTTCAAACAGTTTGAACGCGTTCCTTCGTTCTTGACCCATTGGGCCGATACAAATGTTACTGGGCCTGGTAACAGACCACACAGGCCCATGTCCATAATAATAGAAGGCCCAAGTCGAACTGGTAAAACATGCTGGGCAAGAAGTCTCAATTCTCAGGCCCACAATTACTATGCAGGCCATATTGATCTGGCCCATCACTCTGATGATGCATGGTACAACGTCATAGATGACGTAAACCCTCAATTTCTCAAACACTGGAAAGAATTTCTGGGTGCACAACGAGATTGGTCGTCCAATTGCAAATATGccaaacccagaaaaattaaAGGGGGAATTCCAACAATTGTGCTCTGCAATCCTGGtctcaattcttcatatgaCATCTACTTAAGTGCACCAGACCGTCAGGATCTTCTCAACTGGACTAAGCAGAATGCGCATTTTTCTTCCTGCAACAACCTCTCTTTGCACTCACAAACCAAGAGCAGGCACCAATTGTCCAAGAAGTCGAAGAATTGGACAGCAACAATTGAGTTCCCGTTGAGCTGCACACTCagcatttcttga
- the LOC113708223 gene encoding protein FAR1-RELATED SEQUENCE 5-like, which translates to MMPLQRKVSEAQGFQVETSEDAGISLKQSHELMGKEAGGMENVGYTREDLKRYLRTRRERSLKYGEAGMLIDYNFFGDVVTFDTTYKINKEYRPLGVFVGFNQHRRIVIFGTALMYDETIDSFK; encoded by the exons ATGATGCCATTACAAAGAAAAGTGAGTGAGGCTCAAGGATTCCAAGTTGAAACAAGCGAGGATGCTGGGATTTCATTGAAACAGAGCCATGAGCTTATGGGAAAGGAGGCTGGTGGGATGGAAAATGTGGGATATACTCGGGAAGACCTGAAACGATATCTTCGTACTCGACGGGAAAGGAGTTTGAAATATGGAGAAGCAG gaatgttaattgattacAACTTTTTTGGAGACGTAGTCACATTCGACACAAcctacaaaataaataaagaatacCGCCCACTTGGAGTGTTTGTGGGTTTTAACCAACATAGGCGAATTGTGATATTCGGTACTGCCCTTATGTATGATGAGACTATAGATTCTTTCAAATAG
- the LOC140014193 gene encoding protein FAR1-RELATED SEQUENCE 12-like codes for MEFNSEEDAHKFYNNYAFKTDFNVCKDYLNKDKDGVTTSRRYSYCKEGVKRKYEGDVMPKRTRAPTKTGCGTKMVIVLLREIMKYRVHDLILEHNHELHIA; via the coding sequence ATGGAGTTCAATAGTGAAGAGGATGCGCACAAGTTTTACAACAACTATGCCTTTAAAACGGATTTTAATGTATGCAAAGACTATCTAAATAAAGACAAAGACGGTGTGACGACGTCTAGGAGATATAGTTACTGCAAGGAAGGTGTAAAACGCAAGTACGAAGGTGATGTGATGCCAAAAAGGACACGAGCGCCGACGAAAACAGGGTGTGGAACTAAAATGGTTATTGTGTTGCTTAGAGAGATAATGAAGTACCGTGTACATGACCTTATCTTAGAACATAACCATGAGTTGCACATTGCTTAA